From Cecembia calidifontis, one genomic window encodes:
- a CDS encoding MlaE family ABC transporter permease, which produces MDILKIESPFLKEAGEISRFTARFFREALKPKQEWEEFLNQCFWVGYKTLTLVGVTAFIIGLVLTIQSRPTLVEFGAESMLPAMVSVSLVREISPVIVALICAGKIGSGIGAELGSMRVTEQIDAMEVSGTNPFKYLVVTRVWATTLMVPVLSSVGNAVSLYGGYLGVNIRGHVSWNLYWFQVFDALSFGDVLPSLIKTFFFGFAIGIVGCYKGYNSQKGTEGVGRSATTAVIVASLLVFILDLIAVQVTDLLGLT; this is translated from the coding sequence ATGGACATTTTAAAAATAGAGAGTCCTTTTTTGAAAGAAGCCGGTGAAATCAGCCGATTTACGGCAAGATTTTTCAGGGAAGCATTAAAACCCAAACAAGAATGGGAGGAGTTTCTGAACCAGTGTTTTTGGGTTGGATATAAAACCCTCACTTTGGTTGGGGTGACAGCCTTTATTATCGGGCTGGTGTTGACCATCCAATCTAGGCCAACTTTGGTGGAATTTGGCGCGGAGTCAATGTTGCCGGCTATGGTTTCCGTTTCCCTGGTTCGGGAAATTTCACCTGTCATTGTTGCCTTGATCTGTGCAGGAAAGATCGGTTCAGGGATAGGGGCAGAGCTCGGTTCTATGCGTGTAACCGAGCAGATTGATGCGATGGAAGTTTCGGGAACCAATCCTTTCAAATACCTGGTGGTGACGCGGGTGTGGGCGACGACCTTAATGGTTCCTGTGCTATCAAGTGTGGGAAATGCTGTTTCTTTATATGGAGGCTATTTAGGGGTAAATATAAGGGGGCATGTGAGTTGGAACTTGTACTGGTTTCAGGTTTTTGACGCCTTGAGTTTTGGGGATGTTTTACCTTCTTTGATCAAGACCTTTTTCTTTGGTTTTGCCATAGGAATAGTGGGATGCTACAAGGGTTATAATTCTCAAAAAGGAACTGAAGGTGTTGGAAGGTCTGCTACCACTGCTGTTATTGTTGCTTCTTTGCTTGTCTTTATTCTGGACCTAATAGCGGTTCAGGTTACTGATTTATTAGGATTGACTTGA
- the arfB gene encoding alternative ribosome rescue aminoacyl-tRNA hydrolase ArfB gives MNITQKINEGLLLPEVEFKMSRSSGPGGQHVNKTNTRVSLIFNVGNSAVLDEEEKTILIEKLANKLDNETNLIIHAQEKRSQIQNKEIAIRKFHDLMRKAFERKKIRKVSKPGKAAIEKRLSEKKALSQKKRERSGDW, from the coding sequence ATGAATATCACCCAAAAAATTAATGAAGGATTGCTGCTTCCTGAAGTGGAATTTAAAATGAGCAGGAGCTCAGGTCCGGGAGGTCAGCATGTCAATAAGACAAATACCAGGGTATCCTTGATTTTTAATGTTGGGAATTCTGCTGTTTTGGACGAAGAAGAAAAAACCATTCTCATTGAAAAACTCGCCAATAAACTGGATAATGAAACCAATTTGATCATTCATGCCCAAGAAAAGCGCAGCCAGATTCAGAATAAGGAAATCGCCATCAGGAAATTCCATGATCTGATGCGGAAGGCCTTTGAGCGAAAAAAGATCAGAAAGGTCAGCAAGCCGGGTAAAGCAGCCATAGAAAAACGTTTGTCAGAGAAAAAAGCCCTTTCACAAAAGAAAAGGGAAAGGAGTGGGGATTGGTGA
- a CDS encoding IS1634 family transposase: protein MFVRRKPNKSGKISVQVIEKIKGKSKVVKTIGSSSDRSEVERLFILGEEWIKNHKGALEIPFSDEERIADSVLESVENITVSGTELLLDRIFNDIGFSAIQDDIFRWLVYSRICFPASKLKTCDYLLTYHGLEFQVQDLYRYMDKLYNNYKETVQLISFEHTKRILGGSINIVFYDVTTLYFEVDHEDDLRKSGFSKEGKHQNPQIVLGLLVGLEGYPLAYEIFEGNKFEGHTMIPVIEAFRKKYSLPAPIVVADSGLLSKSNVKELRDNGYEFILGARLKASPDKSKERILAFELENGESRLLDWEDGLRMVVSYSDRRAKKDRINREKGLKKLEKQLKSGKLNKSHINNRGYNKYLKMEGEVKIALDIEKFEQDGKWDGLKGYITNTNLDKDEVIENYNNLWKIEKAFRITKNEIKVRPVFHYKQRRIEAHISIAFVAYKVFKELERQLLEKGSKLSPQKAIEIAKGIYTVEIQLKSSGKKLRKTLLLNESQQKLAKMFGF, encoded by the coding sequence ATGTTTGTTCGGAGAAAACCCAATAAAAGTGGCAAGATCAGTGTTCAGGTAATTGAGAAGATCAAAGGTAAAAGCAAGGTTGTAAAAACGATCGGAAGCAGTTCTGATCGATCTGAGGTTGAAAGACTTTTTATTCTTGGGGAGGAATGGATAAAAAACCATAAAGGAGCACTTGAAATCCCCTTCAGTGATGAAGAACGGATTGCCGATTCTGTTCTGGAAAGTGTTGAAAACATCACTGTTTCAGGTACCGAGCTGCTTTTGGACAGGATTTTCAATGATATTGGGTTCAGCGCAATCCAAGATGATATCTTCAGGTGGCTGGTATATTCCAGGATCTGTTTTCCTGCCAGCAAGCTGAAAACCTGTGATTACCTGCTCACCTACCACGGCCTCGAATTCCAGGTTCAGGACCTTTACAGGTACATGGACAAGCTTTACAACAACTATAAGGAAACGGTCCAGCTGATCAGCTTTGAACATACCAAGAGAATACTCGGAGGGAGTATCAATATCGTTTTCTATGATGTTACTACGCTTTATTTTGAAGTGGATCATGAAGATGATCTTAGAAAGAGTGGTTTTTCCAAGGAGGGAAAGCATCAAAATCCACAGATTGTTTTGGGTCTGCTGGTTGGACTAGAGGGATATCCTCTGGCTTATGAGATTTTTGAGGGAAACAAGTTTGAAGGGCATACGATGATCCCTGTGATAGAAGCTTTTAGAAAGAAGTATAGCTTACCTGCTCCGATTGTTGTTGCCGATTCAGGTTTACTGTCAAAAAGCAATGTAAAAGAGTTACGGGACAACGGTTACGAGTTTATTCTGGGAGCAAGGCTGAAAGCTTCCCCTGATAAAAGTAAAGAGAGGATATTGGCTTTTGAACTTGAAAACGGCGAGAGCAGGCTGCTGGATTGGGAGGACGGGCTCAGAATGGTTGTCAGTTATTCAGACAGAAGAGCCAAAAAAGACAGGATCAACAGGGAGAAAGGTCTTAAAAAGCTCGAGAAACAGTTAAAATCAGGAAAGCTCAACAAAAGCCACATCAACAACAGGGGCTATAACAAGTATCTTAAAATGGAAGGGGAGGTAAAGATTGCACTTGATATTGAAAAGTTTGAACAGGATGGGAAATGGGACGGTCTCAAAGGGTATATTACCAACACAAACCTTGACAAAGACGAGGTCATTGAGAATTACAACAACCTTTGGAAAATAGAAAAGGCCTTCAGGATAACAAAAAATGAAATCAAAGTCAGGCCTGTTTTCCATTATAAACAACGCAGGATCGAAGCACATATAAGCATCGCATTCGTCGCTTACAAAGTGTTTAAGGAACTGGAAAGGCAGTTATTGGAAAAAGGATCAAAACTTTCTCCTCAGAAAGCCATAGAAATAGCAAAAGGGATTTACACTGTTGAAATACAGCTCAAATCTTCAGGTAAAAAGCTGAGAAAGACCCTGCTTTTGAACGAAAGTCAACAAAAACTCGCAAAAATGTTCGGTTTTTGA
- a CDS encoding glycoside hydrolase family 172 protein, producing the protein MKYHSKSIFLCLILGILLMGNACQSSIPSDPIMLLFTQPSPLIQAGKMIQLSSHDTTGGNNDRIPIKPGEKVHIANIKGEGMIARIWVTVDSRDPDYLRTILIRMYWDGEENPSVEVPLGDFFGSPFQYQHHLPKYVGMSSGGYYSYFPMPFKNGAVIEIENQGREEVYAFYYQINYYELEKNSLPKEIPYFHAQWKRDVRTESTENYVALDALGKGFFAGLNFNGQPYDGRLFYLEGDEMIFVDGEAKPSVYGTGMEDYFTAGWYFQNGPFAAGYHGLTFLDPETGRVTAYRHHIPDAIPFKNSIKVTFEHGHGNEEVVDLSTTAFWYQTEPHQKFNSIGVPGQRMVLKRPISSGVIAPNAFKVRTDLDFEIRDMTQNGPDWIGNEQLIVKGKDGASFSIILDQLEEAAYEIEIYYSKAPEFGTTEIGLNGKRLMELEALGTRLQAQDKIYLGEAKPNSQKEIVLDFRFMEGGSFGLDAVLLTPKRNFITDWYLIGPFPNLRVHDYERPGLDSAYFPEKEIHLDTTYPGYYGDQLAWFRVNDGKSGYDMRLRQYFEPTEFIVIYGLTYVFSPLDQQVIMFVGSDDAAKVFINDEEVYRFFDLMRIAAPDQDRVEVTLKKGWNKVLVKAENNFGGFAFYLRFMDPTNSLIVNAQQKFE; encoded by the coding sequence ATGAAATACCACTCCAAATCCATATTTCTCTGTTTAATTCTGGGCATTTTGCTTATGGGTAATGCATGCCAATCATCTATCCCGTCTGATCCTATCATGTTGTTGTTTACCCAACCTTCCCCTTTGATACAGGCAGGTAAAATGATACAACTGTCAAGCCATGATACCACCGGGGGCAATAATGACCGGATTCCCATCAAGCCGGGAGAAAAGGTCCATATTGCCAATATTAAGGGGGAAGGAATGATCGCCCGGATCTGGGTGACAGTGGACAGCAGGGATCCAGATTATCTAAGGACGATCCTGATCCGGATGTACTGGGATGGAGAGGAAAATCCTTCCGTGGAAGTACCTTTAGGAGATTTTTTTGGAAGTCCTTTTCAGTATCAGCATCATTTACCTAAATATGTGGGCATGTCCAGCGGGGGATATTATTCCTATTTCCCTATGCCTTTTAAGAATGGAGCTGTCATTGAAATTGAAAATCAGGGTAGGGAAGAGGTTTATGCTTTTTATTACCAGATCAATTATTATGAATTGGAAAAAAATAGCCTTCCAAAAGAAATACCCTATTTTCATGCCCAATGGAAAAGAGATGTCCGAACAGAAAGCACTGAAAATTATGTCGCTTTGGATGCTTTGGGGAAAGGATTTTTTGCTGGTTTGAATTTTAACGGACAACCATATGACGGGAGGCTTTTTTACCTGGAGGGTGATGAGATGATTTTTGTGGATGGTGAAGCAAAACCGTCCGTTTACGGAACTGGAATGGAAGATTACTTTACAGCAGGCTGGTATTTTCAAAATGGACCTTTTGCTGCGGGCTATCATGGTCTGACCTTCCTCGATCCAGAAACTGGTAGGGTAACGGCCTACAGGCACCATATACCCGATGCCATACCATTTAAAAATTCCATCAAAGTCACATTTGAACATGGCCACGGAAACGAGGAAGTGGTCGATCTGAGCACTACTGCTTTTTGGTACCAGACAGAGCCTCATCAAAAATTCAATTCCATTGGAGTTCCTGGACAAAGAATGGTATTAAAAAGACCAATCTCCTCAGGAGTAATAGCTCCTAACGCTTTCAAGGTTAGAACTGACCTTGATTTCGAAATAAGGGACATGACCCAAAATGGTCCGGACTGGATCGGAAATGAGCAGCTAATTGTTAAAGGCAAAGACGGGGCATCTTTTTCGATCATATTAGATCAACTCGAAGAGGCTGCTTACGAGATTGAGATTTATTATTCCAAAGCTCCTGAATTTGGAACAACGGAGATAGGTCTAAACGGAAAAAGGTTGATGGAATTAGAAGCTTTGGGAACAAGGCTCCAAGCTCAAGACAAAATCTATTTAGGTGAAGCCAAACCCAATAGCCAAAAAGAAATAGTATTGGATTTTCGTTTCATGGAGGGGGGAAGTTTTGGTTTGGACGCTGTACTTTTGACACCCAAACGCAATTTTATTACTGATTGGTACCTGATTGGACCTTTTCCCAACCTTAGGGTGCATGATTATGAAAGGCCTGGACTGGATTCTGCCTATTTCCCCGAAAAAGAAATCCACCTGGATACCACTTATCCAGGCTATTATGGCGATCAATTAGCGTGGTTTAGGGTCAATGATGGCAAATCCGGCTACGATATGCGGCTGAGGCAATATTTTGAACCGACAGAGTTCATTGTCATTTATGGGTTGACTTATGTCTTTTCCCCTTTAGATCAGCAGGTTATCATGTTTGTTGGAAGCGATGATGCTGCCAAAGTATTTATCAACGATGAGGAAGTGTATCGCTTTTTTGACCTTATGCGCATAGCTGCCCCGGATCAGGACAGGGTAGAGGTCACACTCAAAAAAGGTTGGAACAAGGTGCTGGTAAAAGCAGAAAATAATTTCGGAGGCTTTGCTTTTTACCTTAGGTTCATGGATCCGACCAATTCTCTTATAGTTAATGCCCAGCAAAAATTTGAATAA
- a CDS encoding ABC transporter ATP-binding protein — translation MEKKESVIVVQNVNKSFGDNHVLRDFSMEVYSGENLVILGKSGSGKSVLIKCIIKLIDADSGSINVLGQDIDDLDQDELDKLRAKVGFLFQSNALYDSMTVRENLEFPLRRHWTKEERAEKAESAVLEALEDVGLSHTINMMPAELSGGMRKRIALARTLILRPKVILYDEPTTGLDPITGKEISQLMLDVQKKYNATSVVISHDLNCIKMIANRIIMLIDGKNYTSGTFESLHHNTDPKVKEFFD, via the coding sequence ATGGAAAAAAAGGAGTCAGTTATTGTTGTCCAAAATGTAAATAAATCCTTTGGTGACAACCATGTGCTCAGGGATTTTTCCATGGAAGTATACTCTGGTGAAAACCTGGTGATATTGGGAAAATCGGGTTCTGGGAAATCTGTTTTGATCAAATGCATTATAAAATTAATCGATGCGGACTCGGGGAGTATCAATGTGCTGGGGCAGGATATAGATGATTTGGATCAGGATGAGCTTGATAAACTCCGTGCAAAAGTGGGCTTCCTTTTCCAAAGTAATGCTTTATACGATTCCATGACAGTAAGAGAAAATCTCGAATTTCCTTTGAGAAGGCATTGGACCAAAGAAGAAAGGGCTGAAAAGGCAGAATCTGCCGTTCTGGAAGCTTTGGAAGATGTAGGGCTTTCACATACCATCAATATGATGCCGGCGGAATTATCCGGCGGTATGAGAAAGCGGATTGCCTTGGCAAGGACCTTGATCCTTAGGCCAAAAGTTATCCTGTATGATGAGCCCACTACCGGTCTGGACCCTATCACAGGGAAGGAAATAAGCCAATTGATGCTGGATGTTCAAAAAAAGTACAACGCAACATCCGTTGTCATTTCTCACGACTTGAATTGTATAAAAATGATTGCCAACAGGATAATTATGTTGATTGATGGGAAAAACTATACTTCAGGGACTTTTGAAAGTCTTCACCACAACACAGATCCGAAAGTTAAAGAATTCTTCGATTAG
- a CDS encoding MlaD family protein, whose protein sequence is MKKQKILNNTRLGLLVISGILFLVFTLYMIGKNQNLFGSTFTVIAVVDNVSGLVPGNNVRFKGMNVGTVRSINMENDSSIFVTLLVQNNMKPFIKKNSLTTINTDGLMGNKLIQIIPQPGFSENITDGDTLYAQRGIDTDELLNKLESTGAHLEKTFFNLASVAEKLNNSNELWKMLSDSSMTEEIKQSIHQIRLAGTNAAEMAKTGTSMLNTLERGEGLVDKVFRDTVMADNFEASIEHLMDVSKQATEIAMEIKKVLSDLESGKGTAGMVLQDSALRESVRNIVTNVEESTAGLNENMEALKHSFLLRGYFRKLERQQRREARTNPSN, encoded by the coding sequence ATGAAAAAGCAAAAAATATTAAATAACACCCGCTTGGGTCTCCTGGTTATATCAGGAATTCTTTTCCTTGTTTTTACACTCTACATGATCGGGAAAAATCAGAATCTATTCGGTTCAACTTTTACAGTGATCGCTGTGGTGGACAATGTCAGTGGGCTGGTTCCAGGAAATAATGTTCGTTTTAAGGGGATGAATGTTGGGACGGTCCGTTCTATCAATATGGAAAATGACTCCTCCATTTTTGTGACTTTGCTTGTCCAAAACAATATGAAGCCTTTTATCAAAAAGAATTCCTTGACGACAATCAATACAGATGGCTTGATGGGGAATAAATTGATTCAGATCATACCGCAACCAGGTTTCTCAGAAAATATCACTGATGGAGATACATTATATGCCCAAAGAGGTATTGATACGGACGAATTGTTAAACAAATTGGAAAGTACCGGAGCCCATTTGGAAAAAACATTTTTTAACCTTGCTTCGGTGGCGGAAAAATTAAACAATAGCAATGAATTATGGAAAATGCTTTCTGATTCCTCTATGACCGAAGAAATCAAACAGTCCATCCATCAAATCAGGCTTGCAGGAACGAATGCAGCTGAAATGGCCAAAACAGGAACATCCATGTTGAATACTTTAGAGAGGGGAGAGGGGCTTGTCGACAAGGTCTTCCGGGATACAGTAATGGCAGATAATTTTGAAGCATCCATCGAGCATTTGATGGATGTCAGCAAACAGGCAACTGAAATTGCTATGGAAATCAAAAAGGTTCTTTCGGATCTGGAATCCGGAAAAGGGACAGCAGGTATGGTACTTCAGGATTCAGCTTTAAGGGAATCTGTCAGAAATATAGTCACAAATGTGGAAGAGAGTACAGCCGGGTTGAATGAGAACATGGAAGCCCTTAAACACAGTTTTCTATTGAGGGGTTATTTCAGAAAGCTAGAGAGACAACAAAGGAGAGAAGCCAGAACAAATCCATCCAATTAG
- a CDS encoding formylglycine-generating enzyme family protein, whose product MKIALYFAFIVILVTSFLVPNVPISAQDNGWVIGSDLIVYKLNNVQLNEPKPLFSVVLDGKTLFSHEFESQDHRKLHKGFFEIVLDSLVHEDGYFSAILRFENHSKDTLTLENLVPFGEQSDHVYITGKGKHPLSRSHLFRSGLEPVNVILPDNSWELGLGIIQQGMGGFAALSRRKYWNGAVRRRFETLLPPGSSVTYRLYIDAYHGVDWQDGLRKVFQEKYLYDLKSFDNTLYLREDLQWIRKSYAMHLLMAWDNNFYNTEKQEFSVLQFEKRNKSLFGGNDVIGIWPTWPMLGLDQRNQWDMYRDLPGGLPQLAAISDSLNLMGTKFFIAYNPWDESTRLEGHLEGMSELIQQSRANGVVLDTKGSSSRELQEAADAVSQGIVMYSEGMAVPKDMPGIVSGRVHNALYYPPLLNLNKFIKPDFAIFRVAELAYERIRREYALSMFNGYGTELNVFRPGRPEWAAEDYRFFGRTLRVLRENHPNFISYDFIPLFPTIEDGIYVNRWAKQDKILYTIFSLRPEGYHGRLFEVENPKEGWHYIDIWSHEELIPEEENGKFYINVNVEGFDKKWLGSNNEGAVSCIIYVPELLEVKLVYNKLKINALLGSEIRVWAGVPEYGKSCTSLSGRSHEIDIKREFGTFEGKLVIQLFEGDVLLDERVVNTGYGIPRLISIPEKTKPYDQLPEGMVKIPSGTFTMKVTQGDQFIPYPVEGFPKELKMSTFFMDRHPFTNLEFKKFLDASGYWPLDDHRFLAHWDNGKIPVGKENFPVVNVSWEDAKAFAAWAGKRLPTEAEWQYAASAGDGRDWPWDKELKVNKRLEFVTNTLTVEHLEGLDKDFCNLGNGEMDPVGNYPKGRNPWGLEDLTGSVWQLTADLYDNSTNQMLILKGGSYFKPSSSWWYVQGGPRETHYRQMLLRVAPGFERNETVGFRCVADSR is encoded by the coding sequence ATGAAGATAGCTTTATACTTTGCATTTATTGTCATTTTGGTTACTTCCTTCTTGGTTCCTAACGTTCCAATATCTGCACAAGATAATGGATGGGTAATTGGTTCAGATTTAATTGTTTATAAATTGAACAATGTTCAATTAAATGAACCAAAACCTTTGTTTTCCGTCGTTTTGGATGGAAAAACATTGTTTTCCCATGAATTTGAATCTCAAGATCACAGAAAATTGCACAAAGGATTTTTTGAGATTGTACTGGACAGTTTGGTTCATGAGGATGGGTATTTTTCTGCCATTTTAAGATTCGAAAACCATTCAAAAGACACTTTGACTTTGGAAAACTTGGTGCCTTTTGGAGAACAGTCCGACCATGTATACATTACCGGAAAAGGAAAACACCCACTTTCCCGGTCACATCTTTTTAGGTCTGGACTGGAACCGGTAAATGTCATTTTGCCGGATAATTCCTGGGAATTAGGGCTTGGAATTATCCAACAAGGGATGGGTGGGTTTGCTGCATTATCGAGAAGGAAGTATTGGAATGGTGCGGTAAGAAGGAGGTTTGAAACCTTGCTTCCTCCGGGTAGTTCTGTAACCTACAGGCTCTATATTGATGCTTACCATGGTGTTGACTGGCAGGATGGATTGAGGAAGGTTTTTCAGGAAAAATACTTGTATGACCTAAAGAGCTTTGATAATACCCTATATCTAAGGGAGGATTTACAATGGATTAGAAAGTCTTATGCCATGCATTTGTTGATGGCTTGGGATAATAATTTTTATAATACTGAAAAACAAGAATTTAGTGTTTTACAGTTTGAGAAAAGAAATAAGTCTTTGTTTGGTGGTAATGATGTCATTGGGATATGGCCTACCTGGCCCATGTTGGGATTGGATCAGAGGAACCAGTGGGATATGTACAGGGATCTTCCGGGAGGTCTGCCCCAGTTGGCGGCTATTTCTGATAGCCTCAATTTAATGGGGACCAAATTTTTCATTGCCTACAATCCATGGGATGAAAGTACAAGGTTGGAAGGGCATTTGGAGGGGATGTCGGAGTTGATACAACAAAGCCGTGCAAACGGAGTGGTTTTGGACACAAAAGGCAGTTCAAGCAGGGAATTGCAAGAGGCTGCCGATGCAGTCAGTCAGGGGATTGTTATGTACAGTGAGGGAATGGCTGTACCGAAAGACATGCCGGGGATTGTTTCGGGCCGGGTGCATAATGCATTGTACTATCCTCCACTGCTGAATCTCAATAAGTTCATCAAACCGGACTTTGCCATCTTTAGGGTGGCAGAACTTGCCTATGAACGTATCAGGCGGGAATACGCCTTATCCATGTTCAATGGTTACGGGACTGAACTGAACGTTTTCCGTCCCGGAAGGCCGGAATGGGCAGCCGAGGATTACAGATTTTTTGGGCGTACTTTGAGAGTTCTTCGGGAAAACCATCCCAATTTTATTTCATATGATTTTATTCCCTTATTTCCCACAATTGAGGATGGCATTTATGTCAATCGCTGGGCTAAGCAGGATAAAATACTTTATACCATTTTCAGCCTTAGGCCGGAAGGCTATCATGGTAGGCTTTTTGAAGTTGAAAATCCAAAAGAGGGATGGCATTATATAGATATATGGTCACATGAGGAACTTATTCCAGAGGAAGAAAACGGAAAATTTTATATTAATGTAAATGTAGAAGGCTTTGATAAAAAATGGCTGGGCAGCAATAATGAGGGTGCTGTAAGTTGCATTATTTATGTTCCTGAATTATTGGAAGTTAAGTTGGTTTATAATAAGTTAAAGATTAATGCTTTGTTGGGATCTGAAATCAGGGTTTGGGCTGGGGTACCGGAGTATGGTAAATCTTGCACCTCCTTATCGGGCCGATCTCATGAAATTGACATTAAGAGAGAATTTGGAACGTTTGAAGGCAAATTGGTCATCCAGCTTTTTGAAGGGGATGTATTATTGGATGAGCGTGTGGTAAACACAGGGTATGGAATCCCTAGATTAATTTCAATACCTGAAAAAACAAAACCTTATGATCAACTACCAGAAGGCATGGTAAAGATTCCTTCTGGAACTTTTACCATGAAGGTCACTCAGGGGGATCAATTTATACCTTATCCTGTAGAAGGCTTTCCGAAGGAATTGAAGATGTCCACTTTCTTCATGGACAGACATCCTTTTACCAATTTGGAGTTCAAGAAATTTTTGGATGCCTCAGGGTATTGGCCTTTGGATGACCATCGTTTTCTCGCTCATTGGGACAATGGAAAGATCCCTGTTGGAAAGGAAAACTTCCCTGTAGTCAATGTGAGTTGGGAGGACGCCAAAGCTTTTGCTGCCTGGGCAGGCAAAAGATTACCTACCGAAGCTGAATGGCAATATGCTGCTTCTGCAGGGGATGGGAGGGATTGGCCATGGGATAAGGAATTAAAGGTGAACAAAAGACTTGAATTTGTGACTAATACGCTTACCGTAGAGCACCTCGAAGGGCTTGATAAAGATTTTTGTAACCTTGGAAATGGAGAAATGGATCCAGTTGGAAATTATCCTAAAGGGAGAAATCCATGGGGTTTGGAAGATCTTACAGGTTCAGTTTGGCAATTAACTGCCGATCTTTATGATAATAGCACCAACCAAATGCTTATTTTGAAGGGGGGAAGTTATTTCAAGCCTTCCTCAAGTTGGTGGTATGTTCAAGGCGGCCCAAGAGAAACACATTACAGGCAAATGTTGCTTAGGGTTGCTCCCGGATTTGAAAGAAATGAAACAGTTGGGTTCCGCTGTGTGGCGGATAGCAGGTGA